The window TTCAAATCGACTGAAGAGCGAGAAGGCGTCGGCGGTGGAGCCCGCAAAACCGGCCAGGATCTTGTCCTGATAAAGCCGCCGGATCTTCTTGGCCGTGTGCTTGAGGACGTCGTGGCCGACGGTGACCTGGCCGTCGGCCGCCATCACCACGGCGCCGTCGCGGCGCACGCACAGGACAGTGGTGGAACGCACTGGTAGTGTCTTCTTCATGAGCGCAATCTTCGATTATACGAGGTTTTGTTAACTGACCACTGGCCACTGACCACTGACAACCGGGTTCTCACCCGCCCTGGGCGTCGTTGGTCAGCGAGGTCTCCAGCGCATCCAGTTGATGGGAAAGGTCGTCCACCAGCGATTGCAGCAGGTTGCGGATGGAGAGGATGCCAAGCAGTTTGCCGTTGGCGTCCGTGATGGGCAGGTGGCGGATGTGGCGCTCCAGCATGATGTTCAGCGCCTCGCTGGCGGTCATCTCCAGGCCCGCCATCTCCACCGGCGTGGTGGCGATGTCCTTCACAGGCGTGCGGGCGGGGTCCTTGCCGCTGAGGGCGAATTTCTGCAGCACGTCGCGCTCGGTGAAGATGCCCGCCACCAGTCCGCGGTCGTCCACCAGGGCGACGGCGCCCACGCGGTGTTCGAGCATGCACTGGATGGCATCCTTCACGCTGGCCTGCACCCCTACGGTCGCCGGGTTCTCGTCACACAGTTCCAGGATGTTCATCGGGCACCTCCTTCACGCGTTTGGAAGCCTGCATTATGCTCCTGGACGGGCGCGTGTCAATAGCTCACGACTCCAAAAGGCTTCACCGCCGAGATCGCCGAGCGCGCCGCCATTGTCGTTCCGAGCGAAGCGAGGAATCCCCACCCGCGTAGGACTGTCAGGGTAGAGGGAGGCTTCGCTTCGCTCCGCATGACAACCAGCGTCTGGGAGCCTACGGATCAGGTATCAGTCACTCTTTTTGAAGAGCTTGCCGTCCTTCATCACGAACGTCACCCGCTCAAGTTCGCGCACATCCTTCAGGGGATCGCCATGGACCGCGATGATGTCGGCGTACGCGCCGGGCGCGATCACCCCCAGCTTGCCCTGCATGCCGAGCAGCTCCGCGGCGCGCGACGTGGCCGCGCGGATGGCCTCCGCCGGTGTCATGCCGAACTCCACCATATGGCGGAACTCCTGCGCCATGGGCTCGCTCCAGGGAAAGCCGCCGGCGTCGGTGCCAAAGGCGATCTTCACGCCCGCCTTCATCGCCTTCTGGAACGATGGCCCGTGCACTTCGACGCGCTTGCGGTCCAGGCGGCCTTGCGGCGTGTTCTCCGGCTCCCAGTAGAAGTAGTAGGGCGAGAAGGTGGGCACGTACCACGTTCCCTGGCGGACCATCTGCTGGATGGCGGCGTCGTCGAGTTCCAGGCCGTGCTCGATGGAGTCGCAGCCTCCGTCGAGAGCTCGGTGCAAGCCTTCGCCGTTGTAGGCATGGCAGGCGACCTTCTTCCCCCAGCCGTGGGTCTCATCCACGATGGCGCGCAGCTCCTCCAGCGTGAGCGTGGGTTGCGATTGCAGGCGTCCCTGCTCGTCCACCCAGGAGCGATGGGTCATGTAGACCTTGATCCAGTCGGCGCCGTGGTCGAGCTGTTCGCGCGCCGCCTTGCGGGCTTCCACCGGCCCGTCCACGATCTGCACGCCTTTGGGCACGGTGATCTCCGGCGCGTAGCCGCGCAAGAGATAGCCGCCGGTAGAGGAAATGGCGCGGGTCGAGGCGAAGATGCGCGGTCCGGGAATGTATCCCTGCTCGATGGCCTGCTTGATGCCGACGTCGCCGTAGCCGGCGCCTTCGGTTTCCACGTCGCGGATGGTGGTGAACCCCTGCTCCAGCGCCCGGCGCGCGGAAACCGT of the Terriglobales bacterium genome contains:
- a CDS encoding CBS domain-containing protein, with the translated sequence MNILELCDENPATVGVQASVKDAIQCMLEHRVGAVALVDDRGLVAGIFTERDVLQKFALSGKDPARTPVKDIATTPVEMAGLEMTASEALNIMLERHIRHLPITDANGKLLGILSIRNLLQSLVDDLSHQLDALETSLTNDAQGG
- a CDS encoding amidohydrolase family protein, producing MRWFTGVILAAAVCTAGAVAQTAAAGAEPVVVIRAGTLIDGTEAGPRRNVVIVVRGGRIEAVGEAAKVTLPPGAQVIDLSSATVLPGLIDTHTHIFLQGEDPAEGGYDVQLLKHGLAFRAARATVSARRALEQGFTTIRDVETEGAGYGDVGIKQAIEQGYIPGPRIFASTRAISSTGGYLLRGYAPEITVPKGVQIVDGPVEARKAAREQLDHGADWIKVYMTHRSWVDEQGRLQSQPTLTLEELRAIVDETHGWGKKVACHAYNGEGLHRALDGGCDSIEHGLELDDAAIQQMVRQGTWYVPTFSPYYFYWEPENTPQGRLDRKRVEVHGPSFQKAMKAGVKIAFGTDAGGFPWSEPMAQEFRHMVEFGMTPAEAIRAATSRAAELLGMQGKLGVIAPGAYADIIAVHGDPLKDVRELERVTFVMKDGKLFKKSD